One Mycolicibacterium pulveris genomic region harbors:
- a CDS encoding acyl-CoA dehydrogenase family protein translates to MSIGAQVRTGAELRQVVRELTEEWLAAGRYVPRSDCWLRSFDLEFSRELARRGLIGLTWPREFGGAGLDARSRLAVTEELLRAGAPVAAHWIGDRQIGPAILRYGSPELQRELLPGIIRAEYIFCLGMSEPEAGSDLAAVRTSAVKVDGGWRVTGRKTWTSQGHHATHAYLLARTDSSGRKHEGLSEFIVDMSSEGVQVSPIWDMSGEHHFNEVLFTDVFVPDNRLIGQVGNGWRQVTEQLSFERGGPERVLSTYPLLREVIQQLRDADEHRFDAELGDMVARLSVLRRQCWEIAEAMDEGRAPITEAATLKYLGTRFEVDVIEFARRTGFAVVQGEPLAQALCAAPGFSIRGGSSDVLLSIVAKNEIRSLTAS, encoded by the coding sequence ATGAGCATCGGCGCGCAGGTGCGCACCGGAGCCGAACTCCGGCAGGTGGTTCGGGAACTGACCGAAGAGTGGCTGGCGGCTGGTCGTTATGTCCCTCGAAGCGATTGTTGGCTGCGGTCGTTCGATCTGGAATTCTCCCGGGAGCTGGCGAGGCGGGGGTTGATCGGGCTCACCTGGCCGAGGGAGTTCGGCGGCGCCGGTCTTGATGCCCGATCCCGGTTGGCCGTCACCGAGGAACTGTTGCGGGCCGGTGCACCCGTGGCCGCGCACTGGATTGGGGACCGGCAGATAGGACCGGCGATACTGCGTTACGGCTCACCCGAGCTACAGCGCGAGTTGCTACCGGGCATCATTCGCGCTGAGTACATTTTCTGCCTGGGGATGAGCGAGCCGGAAGCGGGTTCGGACCTCGCCGCCGTGCGTACCTCCGCGGTGAAGGTCGACGGCGGTTGGCGGGTCACCGGCCGTAAGACATGGACGAGCCAGGGGCACCACGCCACCCACGCCTACTTGCTGGCTCGAACCGACTCGTCGGGGCGCAAACACGAAGGGCTTTCGGAGTTCATCGTCGACATGTCCAGCGAGGGCGTGCAGGTATCGCCGATCTGGGACATGTCGGGCGAACACCATTTCAACGAGGTGTTGTTCACCGATGTCTTCGTACCGGACAATCGATTGATCGGCCAGGTCGGAAACGGTTGGCGCCAGGTCACCGAGCAGCTGTCGTTCGAACGCGGTGGTCCCGAACGGGTGCTGAGCACATATCCGTTGTTGCGCGAGGTGATCCAGCAGCTGCGTGATGCCGACGAGCATCGATTCGACGCCGAACTGGGCGACATGGTCGCCCGACTCTCGGTGCTGCGACGTCAATGCTGGGAGATCGCCGAGGCCATGGACGAGGGTCGTGCCCCCATCACCGAGGCCGCCACCCTGAAGTATCTGGGCACACGCTTCGAGGTCGATGTCATCGAGTTCGCCCGGCGTACCGGATTCGCCGTCGTGCAAGGCGAACCCTTGGCCCAAGCACTTTGCGCCGCACCGGGGTTCAGTATCCGTGGCGGATCGTCGGATGTGCTGTTGTCCATCGTCGCGAAGAACGAGATCAGGAGCCTGACCGCGTCATGA
- a CDS encoding enoyl-CoA hydratase/isomerase family protein — MPTQAADGSPPDTDLGVEVRADGIGVLEIRRPPHNFFDADLIEAIAATAHELSQSGDVRALVLASDGKNFCAGADFGGTSGAAQVSPDEGARRLYGAAVRLFASELPMVAAVQGAAVGGGLGLALAADFRVAGPGARLAANFSRIGLHHGFGLTVTLPRVVGEQRAADLLITGRRVDGAEAHRIGLVDRLVDSDDALRDTAIALAGEIATAAPLAVRSIRTTLRRGLVDAIAAATDHERSEQAWLRDTADFAEGVRASVERRIPSFAAR; from the coding sequence ATGCCAACACAAGCAGCGGACGGTTCGCCGCCTGACACCGATCTCGGCGTCGAAGTTCGAGCCGACGGCATCGGCGTGCTGGAGATCCGCCGGCCACCGCATAACTTCTTCGACGCCGACCTTATCGAGGCCATCGCCGCAACCGCTCACGAGCTGTCGCAATCGGGTGACGTGCGCGCGCTGGTTCTGGCCTCCGACGGCAAGAACTTCTGCGCGGGTGCCGATTTCGGTGGCACCAGTGGTGCCGCCCAAGTATCTCCTGATGAGGGGGCTCGGCGACTGTATGGGGCGGCGGTTCGGCTTTTCGCGTCCGAGCTTCCGATGGTGGCCGCCGTACAGGGTGCCGCGGTCGGCGGCGGCCTGGGATTGGCGCTGGCGGCTGACTTTCGCGTCGCAGGCCCGGGGGCACGGTTGGCCGCGAACTTCTCCCGGATTGGGTTGCACCACGGGTTCGGGTTGACGGTGACGTTACCGCGGGTGGTAGGAGAGCAGCGCGCCGCGGATCTTCTGATCACCGGTCGGCGGGTCGACGGTGCCGAAGCCCATCGAATCGGCTTGGTCGACCGGCTGGTCGATTCCGACGACGCGCTTCGGGATACCGCGATCGCGCTTGCCGGTGAGATCGCCACGGCCGCACCGCTGGCCGTGCGCAGTATTCGGACGACGCTGCGTCGGGGATTGGTTGACGCGATCGCTGCCGCGACCGATCACGAGCGGTCAGAACAGGCCTGGCTTCGCGATACCGCTGACTTCGCCGAAGGGGTGCGCGCCTCGGTGGAGCGGCGGATCCCGAGCTTCGCCGCCCGATGA
- a CDS encoding nitric oxide reductase activation protein NorD, with product MSDTSDLRVDRLAILGSAIAGRRLVIRREPGQPTHTDGTSIVVDPHAEFADIRDGVVAQAALLAGGALRKDLMIRLARHRSAVIERYLSLELDRTVTQLQHVLPGTTIRRLASRTSKTAQRISHDADESLELAQGREPVAAPPDWCGTLLPDRLRRVDEEDLRAAPTDADLRRLGEVADDPEDDDGGEDSKILKLLSAPGLNNPLGDALQKLMGMGRRSPDKNQGGAELPAGTQRLGTVGRHARRAPQGRLGQFVSAFSAPPPAHGVSYPEWDCYAGEYRPDWCTAAEYDPADHDDVADSVPTGTSLRRPLARVGLQAQRHRRQQDGDGLDPSAIVDYAVHRSLGDHPDPNIFEHSRLSQRELSVLVLLDCSGSTAEHTAGHVVFEEERALAGEFTAALCRLGDRVGTFGFYSRGRHAVTFLRIKDFNAGFDAAAKHRLAAVQPSGFTRIGAAIRHATHLLESRALAKNMILVVIGDGLPYDDGYEDRYARADARQAIEEAIDRGIGVVGLGIRSSTEPEVLQEVWSVAPFRVVDDLTDVTRHVRGLLGAALAVTRSNGRRREVQTVGHRELRRAVSAAASRRNSYV from the coding sequence ATGTCGGACACTAGCGACCTGCGGGTCGACAGGTTGGCCATCCTCGGATCGGCGATCGCTGGTCGACGGCTGGTAATCCGGCGCGAACCCGGGCAGCCGACACACACCGACGGCACGTCGATCGTGGTGGACCCGCATGCCGAGTTCGCCGACATCCGCGACGGCGTCGTTGCGCAGGCCGCGCTGCTGGCCGGCGGTGCCCTCCGCAAGGATTTGATGATCCGCCTGGCCCGACACCGCTCTGCCGTCATTGAACGCTACTTGAGCCTCGAACTGGACCGGACCGTCACGCAGCTGCAGCACGTGCTGCCCGGCACCACCATCCGCAGGCTCGCAAGCCGCACCAGCAAGACCGCACAGCGTATTTCGCACGACGCCGACGAATCGCTCGAGCTCGCCCAGGGTCGCGAACCGGTTGCGGCCCCACCGGACTGGTGTGGAACGCTGCTACCGGACCGGCTGCGCCGCGTCGACGAGGAGGACCTGCGCGCGGCGCCGACCGATGCCGACCTGCGCCGGCTGGGCGAGGTCGCCGACGACCCCGAGGACGACGACGGCGGTGAGGACAGCAAGATCCTGAAGCTGCTGTCGGCGCCGGGATTGAACAATCCGCTGGGCGATGCGCTGCAGAAGCTGATGGGAATGGGCCGCCGCTCCCCGGACAAGAACCAGGGTGGCGCCGAACTCCCGGCCGGCACACAACGTTTGGGCACCGTCGGTCGCCATGCCCGGCGGGCGCCGCAGGGCCGGCTCGGGCAGTTCGTCTCGGCGTTCTCCGCGCCACCCCCGGCGCATGGTGTCAGCTACCCGGAATGGGACTGCTACGCCGGGGAATACCGGCCCGACTGGTGCACGGCGGCCGAGTACGACCCGGCGGATCATGACGACGTGGCGGACAGCGTGCCGACCGGTACTAGCCTGCGCCGCCCGCTGGCAAGGGTGGGCTTGCAGGCACAGCGTCATCGACGGCAACAGGACGGTGATGGGCTGGACCCGTCGGCGATCGTGGACTATGCGGTACACCGCAGCCTCGGCGACCATCCCGATCCGAACATCTTCGAGCACAGCCGACTCAGCCAGCGCGAACTGTCGGTACTTGTCCTACTGGACTGCTCGGGCTCAACCGCCGAACACACCGCCGGTCACGTCGTCTTCGAGGAGGAGCGCGCACTGGCGGGCGAGTTCACCGCCGCGCTGTGCCGGCTGGGCGATCGCGTCGGCACCTTCGGCTTCTATTCTCGCGGCCGGCACGCGGTGACGTTCCTGCGGATCAAGGATTTCAACGCCGGTTTCGACGCTGCTGCCAAGCACAGGCTCGCCGCGGTCCAACCGAGCGGCTTCACGCGCATCGGCGCGGCGATCCGGCACGCAACACACTTATTGGAGTCGCGGGCACTCGCCAAGAACATGATTCTGGTGGTCATCGGTGACGGCCTGCCCTACGACGACGGGTACGAGGACCGCTACGCACGCGCGGATGCGCGCCAGGCCATCGAGGAAGCAATCGACCGCGGAATCGGCGTCGTCGGCCTCGGTATCCGATCGTCGACGGAACCCGAAGTACTGCAGGAGGTTTGGTCTGTCGCACCGTTCCGGGTGGTCGACGATCTGACCGATGTCACACGGCATGTGCGGGGCCTCCTTGGCGCCGCCCTCGCCGTAACCCGCAGCAACGGGCGCCGCCGCGAGGTACAGACCGTTGGTCATCGGGAGCTGCGACGTGCGGTCAGCGCGGCGGCCAGCCGCCGAAATTCTTATGTGTGA
- a CDS encoding crotonase/enoyl-CoA hydratase family protein yields MTSGIEIEVEKNVGVLAINRPKVRNAIDKPTADEIAAALDDFENDREVRAIVLTGRGGFFCAGMDLKALTATGQRPITDSRGAFGVVQRPPAKPTIAAVEGAALGGGLEIALAADLIVVADDASLGLPEVARGLVATAGGVLRLPTRVPRAVALEMIMTGAPISAERAHRIGLVNDVVPAGTALARAIDLATAIAANAPMAVRAAKAVAVSAVRWDDADGFMLQRRYTDPVRESADAAEGARAFVEKRPPVWQDA; encoded by the coding sequence ATGACGTCCGGCATCGAAATCGAGGTCGAGAAGAATGTCGGTGTACTCGCGATCAACAGGCCGAAGGTTCGCAACGCCATTGACAAGCCAACCGCAGACGAAATTGCCGCGGCCCTAGATGACTTCGAAAACGACAGAGAGGTTCGGGCCATCGTCCTCACCGGGCGCGGCGGATTCTTCTGTGCTGGAATGGACCTCAAGGCGTTGACGGCGACCGGACAACGGCCCATCACGGATTCGCGCGGAGCCTTCGGCGTGGTGCAGCGGCCGCCGGCCAAGCCGACGATCGCGGCCGTCGAGGGCGCCGCCCTCGGCGGTGGGCTGGAGATCGCGCTGGCTGCCGACCTCATCGTGGTGGCCGACGATGCCAGCCTCGGCCTGCCCGAGGTCGCCCGCGGGCTGGTGGCGACAGCCGGTGGCGTGCTTCGGCTGCCCACCCGGGTGCCTCGCGCGGTCGCGCTGGAGATGATCATGACCGGTGCCCCGATCTCCGCCGAACGGGCCCATCGGATCGGGCTGGTCAACGACGTGGTGCCCGCGGGCACGGCGCTGGCCAGGGCCATCGACCTCGCGACGGCCATCGCTGCCAACGCGCCGATGGCCGTGCGCGCAGCCAAGGCGGTAGCGGTCAGCGCCGTGCGCTGGGACGACGCGGACGGGTTCATGCTGCAGCGCCGATACACCGACCCGGTGCGCGAGTCGGCCGACGCCGCCGAGGGTGCGCGAGCCTTCGTGGAGAAGCGCCCGCCGGTGTGGCAGGACGCCTGA
- a CDS encoding cytochrome c oxidase subunit 3, which yields MSTSEVIGRPQATATDPSPPGKHIPGEAGIWVLLFGDMLVFAVLFVVYLSRRGEDRELFAQSQDALNRNFGAINTLVLLTSSVFVVFAVVALRSERWRSLAPRLTIVGFAIGCLFVVVKIFEYHEKIAAGITPSTNEFFMYYYVLTGLHLAHVVIGLGVLVALSVLARKPSPTPTRIAFFEGGGCFWHMVDLLWIVIFPLLFLVR from the coding sequence ATGTCGACATCGGAGGTGATCGGACGGCCGCAAGCCACCGCCACCGATCCGTCCCCGCCCGGCAAGCACATTCCGGGTGAAGCCGGGATCTGGGTGCTGCTCTTCGGGGACATGCTCGTTTTCGCCGTCCTGTTCGTGGTCTACCTGAGCCGTCGGGGCGAGGACCGCGAGCTGTTCGCGCAGTCCCAGGACGCCTTGAACCGCAACTTCGGTGCCATCAACACGTTGGTCCTGTTGACCAGTTCGGTGTTCGTGGTATTCGCCGTCGTCGCCCTGCGCTCCGAGCGCTGGCGGTCGTTGGCGCCGCGGCTGACCATCGTCGGGTTCGCTATCGGCTGTCTCTTCGTGGTCGTCAAAATCTTCGAGTACCACGAGAAGATCGCTGCCGGCATCACGCCGAGCACCAACGAGTTCTTCATGTACTACTACGTGTTGACCGGACTCCACCTGGCACACGTGGTGATCGGTCTCGGCGTTCTGGTTGCCCTGTCGGTGTTGGCTCGCAAGCCGTCGCCCACGCCTACCCGGATCGCGTTCTTCGAAGGCGGCGGATGTTTTTGGCACATGGTCGATCTGCTGTGGATCGTCATCTTCCCATTGCTGTTCCTGGTGCGGTGA
- a CDS encoding CbbQ/NirQ/NorQ/GpvN family protein, which produces MSETLTMPDHNGVPTDVPTYIPVRDEVDVFTAAWRSELPVLLKGPTGCGKTRLVEHVAARLGVPLYTVCCHEDMTASDLLGRFVLKDSTTEWVDGPLTRAVRDGGICYLDEVVEARQDAIVSVHSLADHRRELNIERLGGLTLKAAPGFQLVVSYNPGYQSVLKDLKMSTRQRMVGIDLDFPPAEVEMQVLAAETGVTGDLADDLIRLGQTIRRLDDAALTESASTRALVATARLIKAGLPPRAAAVSAIASPLSDDDETRGRLTVLIESYLT; this is translated from the coding sequence ATGAGCGAGACGTTGACGATGCCTGACCACAACGGCGTGCCCACGGACGTGCCGACCTACATTCCGGTGCGCGATGAGGTCGACGTCTTCACCGCCGCGTGGCGATCCGAATTACCCGTGTTGTTGAAGGGGCCGACCGGATGTGGGAAGACTCGACTCGTCGAGCATGTCGCCGCCCGGTTGGGCGTGCCGTTGTACACGGTGTGCTGTCACGAGGACATGACCGCTTCGGATCTGCTGGGCCGGTTCGTGCTCAAGGATTCCACCACCGAATGGGTTGACGGACCGCTGACTCGAGCCGTGCGCGACGGCGGAATCTGCTACCTCGACGAGGTGGTCGAGGCCCGCCAGGACGCGATCGTGTCGGTGCACTCGTTGGCGGATCATCGCCGTGAACTCAACATCGAGCGGCTCGGCGGTCTGACCTTGAAAGCCGCACCCGGCTTTCAGCTCGTGGTGTCGTACAACCCCGGCTACCAGAGCGTGCTCAAGGATCTCAAGATGTCGACCAGGCAGCGAATGGTTGGGATTGACTTGGATTTTCCACCTGCGGAGGTCGAGATGCAGGTGCTGGCCGCCGAAACGGGTGTGACGGGTGACCTTGCCGACGACCTCATCCGGCTCGGCCAGACCATCCGACGACTCGATGATGCGGCGCTGACCGAGAGTGCCTCGACACGGGCACTCGTCGCGACCGCGCGGTTGATCAAAGCCGGTCTGCCGCCACGTGCGGCGGCCGTATCGGCGATCGCGAGTCCACTTTCCGACGACGACGAGACCCGGGGTCGGCTGACCGTGCTGATCGAGTCGTACCTCACCTAG
- a CDS encoding SDR family NAD(P)-dependent oxidoreductase: MNIDGASAVVTGGASGLGLATAKRLLDNGAHVVIVDLPTSEGASIAAELGSRARFAPADVRSAEQITAALDLAAEHAPVRAVVHCAGRGGPVRLIDKNGEPGSLELYTEIVTTNLIGSFNVLRLAAARMAKNDLLDGDRGVVVLTASVAAFEGQIGQIPYASSKAGVVGMTIVAARDLAGKQIRVNTIAPGTFDTPLLARLPEQVRSSLAATVPHPSRLGVPDEFAHLALAIIENGMLNGETIRLDGAIRMAPR, from the coding sequence ATGAACATCGACGGCGCATCCGCAGTCGTCACCGGGGGAGCGTCCGGTCTGGGCCTCGCCACCGCCAAGCGCCTGCTCGACAACGGGGCGCATGTCGTGATCGTCGACCTACCGACGTCGGAGGGCGCGTCGATCGCCGCCGAACTGGGATCGCGGGCGCGATTCGCGCCTGCGGACGTCCGCAGTGCCGAGCAGATCACCGCCGCGCTGGATCTGGCTGCCGAACACGCTCCGGTGCGTGCGGTGGTGCACTGTGCCGGCCGCGGCGGGCCGGTCAGGCTCATCGACAAGAACGGCGAGCCGGGGTCGCTGGAGCTCTACACCGAGATCGTCACCACGAACCTCATCGGCTCGTTCAACGTGCTGCGGTTGGCGGCGGCCCGGATGGCGAAAAACGACCTCCTCGACGGTGACCGCGGTGTCGTGGTCCTCACCGCTTCAGTGGCGGCATTCGAAGGTCAGATCGGCCAGATCCCCTACGCCTCATCGAAAGCGGGTGTCGTGGGCATGACAATTGTCGCCGCGCGTGATCTGGCGGGCAAGCAGATTCGCGTCAACACCATCGCGCCGGGCACCTTCGACACGCCCTTGCTGGCTCGGCTGCCCGAACAGGTCCGCTCCTCGTTGGCCGCGACCGTGCCGCATCCGAGCCGGCTCGGTGTGCCCGACGAGTTCGCCCATCTGGCACTGGCGATCATCGAGAACGGCATGCTCAACGGTGAGACCATCAGGCTGGACGGGGCGATTCGGATGGCACCGCGATGA
- a CDS encoding TetR/AcrR family transcriptional regulator has protein sequence MVIDLDAVADAVAGLVIDGGDKAISIVGAAERLDVSRATLYRLVPTKEDLVGIMFERATRQQTEVMDEVIRSATTVRDKLIRLIEMQVEAAVRMRGYMPVFFGGEGLPADVFERWHVWSREYEATWHACVEEAMAEGVLEPADVVTTTRLLLGMCLWVSRWFRPEDGIETEHIARVAVSLILPGNA, from the coding sequence ATGGTGATCGACCTCGATGCGGTCGCCGATGCCGTTGCGGGACTCGTCATCGACGGTGGCGACAAGGCGATCTCGATCGTCGGGGCCGCCGAACGGCTCGATGTGTCACGCGCGACCCTGTACCGGCTCGTCCCTACCAAGGAGGATCTGGTCGGGATCATGTTCGAGCGGGCCACGCGCCAGCAGACCGAGGTTATGGACGAGGTGATCCGGTCGGCAACCACCGTGCGCGACAAACTGATCCGGCTGATCGAAATGCAGGTCGAGGCGGCGGTCAGGATGCGTGGTTACATGCCGGTCTTTTTCGGCGGCGAAGGCCTGCCCGCCGATGTGTTCGAACGTTGGCATGTCTGGAGCCGCGAGTACGAGGCGACCTGGCACGCCTGCGTCGAGGAGGCGATGGCGGAGGGAGTGCTCGAACCCGCCGATGTCGTGACCACCACCCGGCTGTTGCTGGGGATGTGCCTGTGGGTGTCGCGCTGGTTCCGTCCCGAAGACGGCATTGAGACGGAACATATTGCGCGAGTTGCGGTATCGCTGATCCTGCCCGGTAACGCATAA
- a CDS encoding cytochrome C oxidase subunit IV family protein, with translation MRTLVRSNASVAWLALTTLTVISWALGTEHMLGGGSHVPASLIIFVVATFKVRLVGLYFMELNHAPLALRAIFEGYCVALLGVLIGMYLLA, from the coding sequence ATGAGGACATTGGTACGTAGCAATGCGTCGGTGGCCTGGCTGGCCTTGACGACGCTGACGGTGATTTCCTGGGCCCTCGGCACCGAGCACATGCTGGGCGGCGGCAGCCACGTCCCGGCAAGCCTGATCATCTTCGTCGTCGCGACCTTCAAAGTTCGGCTGGTGGGACTGTATTTCATGGAGTTGAACCACGCGCCACTGGCGCTCCGCGCAATCTTCGAGGGGTATTGCGTGGCGCTGCTGGGCGTGCTCATCGGCATGTATCTACTGGCCTAA
- a CDS encoding acyl-CoA dehydrogenase family protein, with amino-acid sequence MSGFADELTDLVRALAKEADPVPDGQLSALWSNVRELGLTGIGIPEDKGGSGGELDDLLVVIRELARAGVDTPIVEAATAAFAIGAADADGRFDTVVTHDELDLSGPSLSGDLGVVAFAPLARRAVVIGVAGLAVFELADADIEAVVDIAGRPSGRVRLTDSPCTHADVHADAAAERLVLARSAALIGGCWGAYDMTRRYVVERHQFGAPLVEISAVTGNLAHMAVGIRTAEAALRRAVKVAQGGGNSALRRLSAAATARIAAAQCATAVARTAHQLHGAVGITTEYGLHRFTRSLWAQRDADRSELSWCGRLGAAALAVDEETFWDQLSA; translated from the coding sequence ATGAGCGGATTTGCCGACGAGTTGACCGACCTGGTGCGGGCGCTTGCCAAGGAGGCTGACCCGGTGCCGGACGGACAGTTGTCCGCGCTTTGGTCGAACGTCCGTGAGCTCGGCCTCACCGGGATCGGAATCCCGGAGGACAAGGGCGGATCCGGCGGTGAACTCGACGACCTGCTGGTAGTGATTCGGGAGTTGGCACGCGCGGGAGTGGACACTCCCATCGTGGAAGCGGCGACGGCCGCCTTCGCGATCGGTGCTGCGGACGCAGACGGCAGGTTCGACACCGTCGTCACCCACGACGAGCTGGATCTCAGCGGCCCGTCGCTGAGCGGTGACCTCGGCGTCGTCGCGTTCGCACCGTTGGCGCGGCGGGCCGTCGTCATCGGGGTTGCCGGTCTCGCGGTGTTCGAACTCGCCGATGCCGACATCGAGGCAGTGGTCGACATCGCGGGACGGCCGTCCGGACGGGTGCGGCTGACCGATTCGCCGTGCACACACGCCGATGTCCACGCCGACGCCGCGGCCGAGCGGCTGGTGCTGGCCAGGTCGGCAGCGCTGATCGGTGGGTGCTGGGGCGCCTACGACATGACCAGGCGCTATGTCGTCGAGCGGCATCAGTTCGGTGCACCGTTGGTCGAAATCTCGGCAGTCACAGGTAATTTGGCACACATGGCGGTCGGGATCCGCACTGCTGAGGCGGCATTGCGCCGTGCGGTGAAAGTGGCTCAGGGAGGCGGTAACAGCGCGCTCCGCCGTCTCAGCGCTGCGGCGACGGCGCGGATCGCTGCGGCCCAGTGCGCCACCGCGGTGGCTCGCACGGCGCACCAGCTGCACGGCGCGGTCGGTATCACCACCGAGTACGGCTTGCACCGGTTCACGCGCAGCCTGTGGGCACAGCGCGACGCCGATCGGTCGGAACTGAGCTGGTGCGGCCGACTCGGTGCGGCGGCCCTGGCCGTCGACGAGGAGACCTTCTGGGATCAGCTCAGCGCCTGA
- a CDS encoding phytoene desaturase family protein gives MTPELRENYDFIVVGGGHNGLSAACTLSDSGASVLVLEQRPHIGGLANSGPFLAEAPNHILSLGAMDDMFMSCTPFIADLGLHRYGYRGTPVEAPYGWIGEDGSTLLLFHDLDRTLAEVRRFSAADARTYADLQPALSWIFEALTKVMPHHPAELPKRDLGKLLLKLAPSRSIRRHLGHILSSNLINLAADLFESDQMRALTTYWGSMIGPIDHDGGGFYCVGLAAVHRDPGVIRPRGGMGATMAAMAAYAAERGADIHVNTRVDRVLVTNNRAVGVRLATGVEIRASRAVLAAVPPQSAYGGLLDEDVLDSATKAKVATLPASGNNSATFKIDVAVAGPVHYPSGDKYRQHIDGFDIRKTALMTGTFEQNVKQLQEIRNGRTLDEPPVYMAVLTANDPSLAPPGQDVVYLAANVPAQPHGGWADYKAKTAAAMMRSVSRHLAGFDNEIGRIETSPADFGEQFATPNGSYFHVDMTPLRLAMNRPAPGLGGYRSPVRDYYHAGAGSHPGGGVSGWPGRLAAQTALGRH, from the coding sequence ATGACACCAGAACTGCGGGAGAACTACGACTTCATCGTCGTCGGCGGCGGCCACAACGGCCTCAGCGCTGCGTGCACGCTCTCCGACAGCGGCGCTTCGGTCCTGGTTCTCGAACAACGCCCACACATCGGCGGTTTGGCGAACAGCGGCCCGTTCCTCGCCGAGGCCCCCAACCACATCCTGAGCCTCGGCGCCATGGACGACATGTTCATGTCCTGCACACCGTTCATCGCCGATCTCGGCCTGCACCGGTACGGCTACCGCGGGACACCGGTCGAAGCACCCTACGGGTGGATCGGCGAAGACGGATCAACCCTGCTGCTGTTTCACGACCTCGATCGCACCCTCGCTGAGGTCCGCCGCTTCTCGGCAGCCGACGCACGGACCTACGCCGACCTTCAACCGGCGCTGTCCTGGATCTTCGAGGCGCTCACCAAGGTGATGCCGCATCATCCCGCCGAGCTGCCCAAGCGCGATCTCGGGAAGCTGCTGCTGAAGCTGGCGCCCAGCCGCTCGATTCGCCGCCACCTCGGCCACATCCTGTCCAGCAACCTGATCAACCTGGCGGCCGACCTCTTCGAGAGCGACCAGATGCGCGCGCTCACCACCTACTGGGGCAGCATGATCGGCCCCATCGACCACGATGGTGGCGGCTTCTACTGTGTCGGCCTGGCCGCGGTCCACCGCGACCCCGGGGTGATCCGGCCCCGCGGCGGCATGGGGGCCACCATGGCCGCCATGGCGGCCTACGCGGCCGAGCGCGGCGCGGACATCCACGTCAATACTCGTGTCGACCGGGTCTTGGTGACCAACAACCGAGCCGTCGGCGTCCGGTTGGCCACCGGCGTCGAAATCCGCGCCAGCCGTGCCGTTTTGGCCGCGGTGCCCCCGCAGTCGGCCTACGGCGGACTGCTCGACGAGGACGTGCTCGATTCCGCGACCAAAGCGAAAGTGGCGACACTGCCCGCCAGCGGAAACAACTCTGCCACCTTCAAGATCGACGTGGCCGTGGCCGGACCGGTGCACTACCCCAGCGGCGACAAGTACCGGCAACACATCGACGGGTTCGATATCCGCAAGACGGCCTTGATGACCGGAACGTTCGAGCAGAACGTCAAGCAATTGCAGGAGATCCGCAACGGCAGGACGCTCGACGAGCCTCCGGTGTATATGGCTGTCCTCACCGCCAACGACCCGTCGCTGGCACCTCCCGGACAGGACGTGGTCTATCTGGCCGCCAATGTGCCCGCCCAGCCGCACGGGGGCTGGGCGGATTACAAGGCGAAAACCGCGGCGGCCATGATGCGTTCCGTGAGTCGTCACCTGGCGGGATTCGACAACGAGATCGGCCGGATCGAAACCAGTCCCGCCGACTTCGGTGAGCAGTTCGCAACGCCGAACGGGTCGTACTTCCACGTCGACATGACGCCGCTGCGGCTGGCGATGAACCGGCCCGCCCCGGGGCTCGGCGGCTACCGGTCGCCGGTCCGCGACTACTACCACGCCGGGGCCGGCTCACATCCGGGCGGAGGGGTCAGCGGATGGCCCGGGCGCCTGGCGGCGCAGACCGCGCTCGGGCGGCACTAG